A genomic window from Macaca mulatta isolate MMU2019108-1 chromosome 19, T2T-MMU8v2.0, whole genome shotgun sequence includes:
- the NUP62 gene encoding nuclear pore glycoprotein p62 isoform X1, protein MSGFNFGGTGAPTGGFTFGTAKTATTTPATGFSFSTSGTGGFNFGAPSQPTTSTPSTGLFSLATQTPATQTTGFTFGTATLASGGTGFSLGIGASKLNLSNTAATPAMANPSGFGLGSSNLTNAISSTVTSSQGTAPTGFVFGPSTTSVAPATTSGGFSFTGGSTAQPSGFNIGSAGNSAQPTAPATLPFTPATPAATTAGVTQPAAPTATATTTGTGPTLFASIATAPTSSATTGLSLCTPATTAGAPAAGTQGFSLKAPGAASGASTATSTTATAAATSSSSSTTGFALNLKPLAPAGIPSNTAAAVTAPPGPGAAAGAAASSAMTYAQLESLINKWSLELEDQERHFLQQATQVNAWDRTLIENGEKITSLHREVEKVKLDQKRLDQELDFILSQQKELEDLLSPLEELVKEQSGTIYLQHADEEREKTYKLAENIDAQLKRMAQDLKDIIEHLNTSGAPADTSDPLQQICKILNAHMGSLQWIDQNSALLQRKVEEVTKVCEGRRKEQERSFRITFD, encoded by the coding sequence ATGAGCGGGTTTAATTTTGGAGGCACTGGGGCCCCTACAGGTGGGTTCACATTTGGCACTGCAAAGACAGCGACAACCACACCTGCCACAGGGTTTTCTTTCTCCACCTCTGGCACTGGAGGGTTTAATTTTGGGGCTCCCTCCCAACCAACCACAAGTACCCCTTCCACCGGCCTGTTCTCACTCGCCACTCAGACTCCAGCCACACAGACAACAGGCTTCACTTTTGGAACAGCAACTCTTGCCTCGGGGGGAACTGGATTTTCTTTGGGGATCGGTGCTTCAAAGCTCAACTTGAGCAACACAGCTGCCACCCCAGCCATGGCAAACCCCAGTGGCTTTGGGCTGGGCAGCAGCAACCTCACTAATGCCATATCGAGCACTGTCACCTCCAGCCAGGGCACAGCACCCACTGGCTTTGTGTTTGGCCCCTCCACCACCTCTGTGGCTCCAGCCACCACATCTGGAGGCTTCTCATTCACTGGTGGAAGCACGGCCCAGCCCTCCGGTTTCAACATTGGCTCAGCGGGGAATTCAGCCCAGCCCACCGCACCTGCCACTCTGCCCTTTACTCCGGCCACGCCAGCAGCCACCACAGCAGGCGTTACGCAGCCAGCTGctcccacagccacagccaccacCACCGGTACTGGGCCCACCCTCTTTGCATCAATAGCAACCGCTCCAACCTCGTCTGCCACCACCGGACTCTCCCTCTGTACCCCTGCGACCACCGCGGGAGCCCCCGCTGCCGGGACACAGGGCTTCAGCTTAAAGGCACCTGGAGCAGCTTCGGGCGCCTCCACAGCAACATCCACCACTGCCACCGCCGcggccaccagcagcagcagcagcaccaccgGCTTTGCCTTGAATTTAAAACCACTGGCGCCAGCTGGGATCCCCAGCAATACGGCAGCCGCTGTGACTgctccacctggccctggtgcAGCTGCAGGGGCGGCCGCCAGCTCCGCCATGACCTACGCGCAGCTGGAGAGCCTGATCAACAAATGGAGCCTGGAGCTAGAGGACCAGGAGCGGCACTTCCTCCAGCAGGCCACCCAGGTCAACGCCTGGGACCGCACGCTGATCGAGAACGGGGAGAAGATCACCAGCCTGCACCGCGAGGTGGAGAAGGTGAAGCTGGACCAGAAGAGGCTGGACCAGGAGCTCGACTTCATCCTGTCCCAGCAGAAGGAGCTGGAAGACCTGCTGAGCCCGCTGGAGGAGTTGGTAAAGGAGCAGAGCGGAACCATCTACCTGCAGCACGCGGATGAGGAGCGCGAGAAAACCTACAAGCTGGCTGAGAACATCGACGCGCAGCTCAAGCGCATGGCCCAGGACCTCAAGGACATCATCGAGCACCTGAATACGTCCGGGGCCCCCGCCGACACCAGCGACCCGCTGCAGCAGATCTGCAAGATCCTCAACGCGCACATGGGCTCGCTGCAGTGGATCGACCAGAACTCGGCCCTGCTGCAGAGGAAGGTGGAGGAGGTGACCAAGGTGTGCGAGGGCCGGCGCAAGGAGCAGGAGCGCAGCTTCCGCATCACCTTCGACTGA
- the IL4I1 gene encoding L-amino-acid oxidase isoform X4 has translation MAPLALRLLVLVPILLSLAASWDWKAERSQDPFEKCMQDPDYEQLLEVTILEADNRIGGRIFTYRDQNTGWIGELGAMRMPSSHRILHKLCQGLGLNLTKFTQYDKNTWTEVHEVKLRNYVVEKVPEKLGYALRPEEKGQSPEDIYQMALNQALKDLKALGCRKAMKKFERHTLLEYLLGEGNLSRPAVQLLGDVMSEDGFFYLSFAEALRAHSCLSDRLQYSRIVGGWDLLPRALLSSLSGLVLLNAPVVAMTQGPHDVHVQIDTSPPARNLKVLKADVVLLTASGPAVKRITFSPPLPRHMQEALRRLHYVPATKVFLSFRRPFWREEHIEGGHSNTDRPSRMIFYPPPREGALLLASYTWSDAAAAFAGLSREEALRLALDDVAALHGPLVRQLWDGTGVVKRWAEDPHSQGGFVVQPPALWQTEKDYWRVPYGRIYFAGEHTAYPHGWVETAVKSALRAAIKINSRKGPASDTASPTGHASDTEGQGHVHGVAGSPSHDLAKEEGSHPAAQGQLSLQHMTHTRTLY, from the exons ATGGCCCCGTTGG ccctgcGCCTCCTCGTCCTCGTCCCCATCCTCCTCAGCCTGGCGGCCTCCTGGGACTGGAAGGCTGAACGCAGCCAGGACCCCTTCGAGAAATGCATGCAGGATCCTGACTATGAGCAGCTGCTCGAG GTCACCATCCTGGAGGCAGATAACAGGATCGGGGGCCGCATCTTCACCTACCGGGACCAGAACACGGGCTGGATTGGGGAGCTGGGAGCCATGCGCATGCCCAGCTCTCACAG GATCCTCCATAAGCTCTGCCAGGGCCTGGGGCTCAACCTGACCAAGTTCACCCAGTACGACAAGAACACATGGACGGAGGTGCACGAAGTGAAGCTGCGCAACTACGTGGTGGAGAAGGTACCCGAGAAGCTGGGCTACGCCCTACGCCCCGAGGAAAAGGGCCAGTCGCCCGAAGACATTTACCAGATGGCTCTCAACCAG GCCCTCAAAGATCTCAAGGCACTGGGCTGCAGAAAGGCGATGAAAAAATTTGAAAGGCACACGCTCTTG GAATACCTCCTCGGGGAAGGGAACCTGAGCCGGCCGGCTGTGCAGCTTCTGGGAGACGTGATGTCCGAGGATGGCTTCTTCTATCTCAGCTTCGCCGAGGCCCTCAGGGCCCACAGCTGCCTCAGCGACAGACTCCA GTACAGCCGCATCGTGGGTGGCTGGGACCTGCTGCCGCGTGCACTGCTGAGCTCGCTGTCCGGGCTCGTGCTGTTGAACGCGCCTGTCGTGGCGATGACCCAGGGGCCGCACGATGTGCACGTGCAGATCGATACCTCACCCCCGGCGCGGAATCTGAAGGTGCTGAAGGCCGACGTAGTGCTGCTGACGGCGAGCGGACCGGCGGTGAAGCGCATCACCTTCTCGCCGCCGCTGCCCCGCCACATGCAGGAGGCGCTGCGGAGGCTGCACTACGTGCCGGCCACCAAAGTGTTTCTAAGCTTCCGCAGGCCCTTCTGGCGCGAGGAGCACATTGAAGGCGGCCACTCGAACACCGACCGCCCGTCGCGCATGATTTTCTACCCGCCGCCGCGCGAGGGCGCGCTGCTGCTGGCTTCGTACACGTGGTCGGACGCGGCGGCCGCGTTCGCCGGCTTGAGCCGGGAAGAAGCGCTGCGCTTGGCGCTCGACGACGTGGCGGCATTGCACGGGCCTCTCGTGCGCCAGCTCTGGGACGGCACCGGCGTCGTCAAGCGTTGGGCGGAGGACCCGCACAGCCAGGGTGGCTTCGTGGTACAGCCGCCGGCGCTCTGGCAAACCGAAAAGGATTACTGGAGGGTCCCTTATGGCCGCATCTACTTTGCCGGGGAGCACACCGCCTACCCGCACGGCTGGGTGGAGACGGCGGTAAAGTCGGCGCTGCGCGCCGCCATCAAGATCAACAGCCGGAAGGGGCCTGCATCCGACACGGCCAGCCCCACGGGGCACGCGTCCGACACGGAGGGGCAGGGGCATGTGCATGGGGTGGCTGGCAGCCCCTCGCATGACCTGGCAAAGGAAGAGGGCAGCCACCCTGCAGCCCAAGGCCAGTTATCTCTCCAGCACATGACCCACACGAGGACCTTGTATTAA
- the IL4I1 gene encoding L-amino-acid oxidase isoform X1: protein MGAERAPQSQPCTLRLLVLVPILLSLAASWDWKAERSQDPFEKCMQDPDYEQLLEVVTWGLNRTLKPQRVIVVGAGVAGLVAAKMLSDAGHKVTILEADNRIGGRIFTYRDQNTGWIGELGAMRMPSSHRILHKLCQGLGLNLTKFTQYDKNTWTEVHEVKLRNYVVEKVPEKLGYALRPEEKGQSPEDIYQMALNQALKDLKALGCRKAMKKFERHTLLEYLLGEGNLSRPAVQLLGDVMSEDGFFYLSFAEALRAHSCLSDRLQYSRIVGGWDLLPRALLSSLSGLVLLNAPVVAMTQGPHDVHVQIDTSPPARNLKVLKADVVLLTASGPAVKRITFSPPLPRHMQEALRRLHYVPATKVFLSFRRPFWREEHIEGGHSNTDRPSRMIFYPPPREGALLLASYTWSDAAAAFAGLSREEALRLALDDVAALHGPLVRQLWDGTGVVKRWAEDPHSQGGFVVQPPALWQTEKDYWRVPYGRIYFAGEHTAYPHGWVETAVKSALRAAIKINSRKGPASDTASPTGHASDTEGQGHVHGVAGSPSHDLAKEEGSHPAAQGQLSLQHMTHTRTLY from the exons ATGGGTGCTGAGAGAGCCCCCCAGAGCCAGCCATGCA ccctgcGCCTCCTCGTCCTCGTCCCCATCCTCCTCAGCCTGGCGGCCTCCTGGGACTGGAAGGCTGAACGCAGCCAGGACCCCTTCGAGAAATGCATGCAGGATCCTGACTATGAGCAGCTGCTCGAGGTGGTGACCTGGGGGCTCAATCGgaccctgaagccccagagggtGATTGTGGTCGGCGCTGGTGTGGCCGGGCTGGTGGCTGCCAAGATGCTCAGTGATGCCGGACATAAG GTCACCATCCTGGAGGCAGATAACAGGATCGGGGGCCGCATCTTCACCTACCGGGACCAGAACACGGGCTGGATTGGGGAGCTGGGAGCCATGCGCATGCCCAGCTCTCACAG GATCCTCCATAAGCTCTGCCAGGGCCTGGGGCTCAACCTGACCAAGTTCACCCAGTACGACAAGAACACATGGACGGAGGTGCACGAAGTGAAGCTGCGCAACTACGTGGTGGAGAAGGTACCCGAGAAGCTGGGCTACGCCCTACGCCCCGAGGAAAAGGGCCAGTCGCCCGAAGACATTTACCAGATGGCTCTCAACCAG GCCCTCAAAGATCTCAAGGCACTGGGCTGCAGAAAGGCGATGAAAAAATTTGAAAGGCACACGCTCTTG GAATACCTCCTCGGGGAAGGGAACCTGAGCCGGCCGGCTGTGCAGCTTCTGGGAGACGTGATGTCCGAGGATGGCTTCTTCTATCTCAGCTTCGCCGAGGCCCTCAGGGCCCACAGCTGCCTCAGCGACAGACTCCA GTACAGCCGCATCGTGGGTGGCTGGGACCTGCTGCCGCGTGCACTGCTGAGCTCGCTGTCCGGGCTCGTGCTGTTGAACGCGCCTGTCGTGGCGATGACCCAGGGGCCGCACGATGTGCACGTGCAGATCGATACCTCACCCCCGGCGCGGAATCTGAAGGTGCTGAAGGCCGACGTAGTGCTGCTGACGGCGAGCGGACCGGCGGTGAAGCGCATCACCTTCTCGCCGCCGCTGCCCCGCCACATGCAGGAGGCGCTGCGGAGGCTGCACTACGTGCCGGCCACCAAAGTGTTTCTAAGCTTCCGCAGGCCCTTCTGGCGCGAGGAGCACATTGAAGGCGGCCACTCGAACACCGACCGCCCGTCGCGCATGATTTTCTACCCGCCGCCGCGCGAGGGCGCGCTGCTGCTGGCTTCGTACACGTGGTCGGACGCGGCGGCCGCGTTCGCCGGCTTGAGCCGGGAAGAAGCGCTGCGCTTGGCGCTCGACGACGTGGCGGCATTGCACGGGCCTCTCGTGCGCCAGCTCTGGGACGGCACCGGCGTCGTCAAGCGTTGGGCGGAGGACCCGCACAGCCAGGGTGGCTTCGTGGTACAGCCGCCGGCGCTCTGGCAAACCGAAAAGGATTACTGGAGGGTCCCTTATGGCCGCATCTACTTTGCCGGGGAGCACACCGCCTACCCGCACGGCTGGGTGGAGACGGCGGTAAAGTCGGCGCTGCGCGCCGCCATCAAGATCAACAGCCGGAAGGGGCCTGCATCCGACACGGCCAGCCCCACGGGGCACGCGTCCGACACGGAGGGGCAGGGGCATGTGCATGGGGTGGCTGGCAGCCCCTCGCATGACCTGGCAAAGGAAGAGGGCAGCCACCCTGCAGCCCAAGGCCAGTTATCTCTCCAGCACATGACCCACACGAGGACCTTGTATTAA
- the IL4I1 gene encoding L-amino-acid oxidase isoform X3 — translation MAPLALRLLVLVPILLSLAASWDWKAERSQDPFEKCMQDPDYEQLLEVVTWGLNRTLKPQRVIVVGAGVAGLVAAKMLSDAGHKVTILEADNRIGGRIFTYRDQNTGWIGELGAMRMPSSHRILHKLCQGLGLNLTKFTQYDKNTWTEVHEVKLRNYVVEKVPEKLGYALRPEEKGQSPEDIYQMALNQEYLLGEGNLSRPAVQLLGDVMSEDGFFYLSFAEALRAHSCLSDRLQYSRIVGGWDLLPRALLSSLSGLVLLNAPVVAMTQGPHDVHVQIDTSPPARNLKVLKADVVLLTASGPAVKRITFSPPLPRHMQEALRRLHYVPATKVFLSFRRPFWREEHIEGGHSNTDRPSRMIFYPPPREGALLLASYTWSDAAAAFAGLSREEALRLALDDVAALHGPLVRQLWDGTGVVKRWAEDPHSQGGFVVQPPALWQTEKDYWRVPYGRIYFAGEHTAYPHGWVETAVKSALRAAIKINSRKGPASDTASPTGHASDTEGQGHVHGVAGSPSHDLAKEEGSHPAAQGQLSLQHMTHTRTLY, via the exons ATGGCCCCGTTGG ccctgcGCCTCCTCGTCCTCGTCCCCATCCTCCTCAGCCTGGCGGCCTCCTGGGACTGGAAGGCTGAACGCAGCCAGGACCCCTTCGAGAAATGCATGCAGGATCCTGACTATGAGCAGCTGCTCGAGGTGGTGACCTGGGGGCTCAATCGgaccctgaagccccagagggtGATTGTGGTCGGCGCTGGTGTGGCCGGGCTGGTGGCTGCCAAGATGCTCAGTGATGCCGGACATAAG GTCACCATCCTGGAGGCAGATAACAGGATCGGGGGCCGCATCTTCACCTACCGGGACCAGAACACGGGCTGGATTGGGGAGCTGGGAGCCATGCGCATGCCCAGCTCTCACAG GATCCTCCATAAGCTCTGCCAGGGCCTGGGGCTCAACCTGACCAAGTTCACCCAGTACGACAAGAACACATGGACGGAGGTGCACGAAGTGAAGCTGCGCAACTACGTGGTGGAGAAGGTACCCGAGAAGCTGGGCTACGCCCTACGCCCCGAGGAAAAGGGCCAGTCGCCCGAAGACATTTACCAGATGGCTCTCAACCAG GAATACCTCCTCGGGGAAGGGAACCTGAGCCGGCCGGCTGTGCAGCTTCTGGGAGACGTGATGTCCGAGGATGGCTTCTTCTATCTCAGCTTCGCCGAGGCCCTCAGGGCCCACAGCTGCCTCAGCGACAGACTCCA GTACAGCCGCATCGTGGGTGGCTGGGACCTGCTGCCGCGTGCACTGCTGAGCTCGCTGTCCGGGCTCGTGCTGTTGAACGCGCCTGTCGTGGCGATGACCCAGGGGCCGCACGATGTGCACGTGCAGATCGATACCTCACCCCCGGCGCGGAATCTGAAGGTGCTGAAGGCCGACGTAGTGCTGCTGACGGCGAGCGGACCGGCGGTGAAGCGCATCACCTTCTCGCCGCCGCTGCCCCGCCACATGCAGGAGGCGCTGCGGAGGCTGCACTACGTGCCGGCCACCAAAGTGTTTCTAAGCTTCCGCAGGCCCTTCTGGCGCGAGGAGCACATTGAAGGCGGCCACTCGAACACCGACCGCCCGTCGCGCATGATTTTCTACCCGCCGCCGCGCGAGGGCGCGCTGCTGCTGGCTTCGTACACGTGGTCGGACGCGGCGGCCGCGTTCGCCGGCTTGAGCCGGGAAGAAGCGCTGCGCTTGGCGCTCGACGACGTGGCGGCATTGCACGGGCCTCTCGTGCGCCAGCTCTGGGACGGCACCGGCGTCGTCAAGCGTTGGGCGGAGGACCCGCACAGCCAGGGTGGCTTCGTGGTACAGCCGCCGGCGCTCTGGCAAACCGAAAAGGATTACTGGAGGGTCCCTTATGGCCGCATCTACTTTGCCGGGGAGCACACCGCCTACCCGCACGGCTGGGTGGAGACGGCGGTAAAGTCGGCGCTGCGCGCCGCCATCAAGATCAACAGCCGGAAGGGGCCTGCATCCGACACGGCCAGCCCCACGGGGCACGCGTCCGACACGGAGGGGCAGGGGCATGTGCATGGGGTGGCTGGCAGCCCCTCGCATGACCTGGCAAAGGAAGAGGGCAGCCACCCTGCAGCCCAAGGCCAGTTATCTCTCCAGCACATGACCCACACGAGGACCTTGTATTAA
- the IL4I1 gene encoding L-amino-acid oxidase isoform X2, which translates to MAPLALRLLVLVPILLSLAASWDWKAERSQDPFEKCMQDPDYEQLLEVVTWGLNRTLKPQRVIVVGAGVAGLVAAKMLSDAGHKVTILEADNRIGGRIFTYRDQNTGWIGELGAMRMPSSHRILHKLCQGLGLNLTKFTQYDKNTWTEVHEVKLRNYVVEKVPEKLGYALRPEEKGQSPEDIYQMALNQALKDLKALGCRKAMKKFERHTLLEYLLGEGNLSRPAVQLLGDVMSEDGFFYLSFAEALRAHSCLSDRLQYSRIVGGWDLLPRALLSSLSGLVLLNAPVVAMTQGPHDVHVQIDTSPPARNLKVLKADVVLLTASGPAVKRITFSPPLPRHMQEALRRLHYVPATKVFLSFRRPFWREEHIEGGHSNTDRPSRMIFYPPPREGALLLASYTWSDAAAAFAGLSREEALRLALDDVAALHGPLVRQLWDGTGVVKRWAEDPHSQGGFVVQPPALWQTEKDYWRVPYGRIYFAGEHTAYPHGWVETAVKSALRAAIKINSRKGPASDTASPTGHASDTEGQGHVHGVAGSPSHDLAKEEGSHPAAQGQLSLQHMTHTRTLY; encoded by the exons ATGGCCCCGTTGG ccctgcGCCTCCTCGTCCTCGTCCCCATCCTCCTCAGCCTGGCGGCCTCCTGGGACTGGAAGGCTGAACGCAGCCAGGACCCCTTCGAGAAATGCATGCAGGATCCTGACTATGAGCAGCTGCTCGAGGTGGTGACCTGGGGGCTCAATCGgaccctgaagccccagagggtGATTGTGGTCGGCGCTGGTGTGGCCGGGCTGGTGGCTGCCAAGATGCTCAGTGATGCCGGACATAAG GTCACCATCCTGGAGGCAGATAACAGGATCGGGGGCCGCATCTTCACCTACCGGGACCAGAACACGGGCTGGATTGGGGAGCTGGGAGCCATGCGCATGCCCAGCTCTCACAG GATCCTCCATAAGCTCTGCCAGGGCCTGGGGCTCAACCTGACCAAGTTCACCCAGTACGACAAGAACACATGGACGGAGGTGCACGAAGTGAAGCTGCGCAACTACGTGGTGGAGAAGGTACCCGAGAAGCTGGGCTACGCCCTACGCCCCGAGGAAAAGGGCCAGTCGCCCGAAGACATTTACCAGATGGCTCTCAACCAG GCCCTCAAAGATCTCAAGGCACTGGGCTGCAGAAAGGCGATGAAAAAATTTGAAAGGCACACGCTCTTG GAATACCTCCTCGGGGAAGGGAACCTGAGCCGGCCGGCTGTGCAGCTTCTGGGAGACGTGATGTCCGAGGATGGCTTCTTCTATCTCAGCTTCGCCGAGGCCCTCAGGGCCCACAGCTGCCTCAGCGACAGACTCCA GTACAGCCGCATCGTGGGTGGCTGGGACCTGCTGCCGCGTGCACTGCTGAGCTCGCTGTCCGGGCTCGTGCTGTTGAACGCGCCTGTCGTGGCGATGACCCAGGGGCCGCACGATGTGCACGTGCAGATCGATACCTCACCCCCGGCGCGGAATCTGAAGGTGCTGAAGGCCGACGTAGTGCTGCTGACGGCGAGCGGACCGGCGGTGAAGCGCATCACCTTCTCGCCGCCGCTGCCCCGCCACATGCAGGAGGCGCTGCGGAGGCTGCACTACGTGCCGGCCACCAAAGTGTTTCTAAGCTTCCGCAGGCCCTTCTGGCGCGAGGAGCACATTGAAGGCGGCCACTCGAACACCGACCGCCCGTCGCGCATGATTTTCTACCCGCCGCCGCGCGAGGGCGCGCTGCTGCTGGCTTCGTACACGTGGTCGGACGCGGCGGCCGCGTTCGCCGGCTTGAGCCGGGAAGAAGCGCTGCGCTTGGCGCTCGACGACGTGGCGGCATTGCACGGGCCTCTCGTGCGCCAGCTCTGGGACGGCACCGGCGTCGTCAAGCGTTGGGCGGAGGACCCGCACAGCCAGGGTGGCTTCGTGGTACAGCCGCCGGCGCTCTGGCAAACCGAAAAGGATTACTGGAGGGTCCCTTATGGCCGCATCTACTTTGCCGGGGAGCACACCGCCTACCCGCACGGCTGGGTGGAGACGGCGGTAAAGTCGGCGCTGCGCGCCGCCATCAAGATCAACAGCCGGAAGGGGCCTGCATCCGACACGGCCAGCCCCACGGGGCACGCGTCCGACACGGAGGGGCAGGGGCATGTGCATGGGGTGGCTGGCAGCCCCTCGCATGACCTGGCAAAGGAAGAGGGCAGCCACCCTGCAGCCCAAGGCCAGTTATCTCTCCAGCACATGACCCACACGAGGACCTTGTATTAA